The genomic stretch CGGCGCCGAGTTCGGCCACCTCGTCCCGGCCGCCGGCCGTGCCCGGCCCGCCGATCCGGGCGTCCAGCTCGCCCTTGCTGATCCGGCGTGCGGTCGCCGCCGCCGTCCGCAGCTCACGGCTGAGCCGGCCGGCCAGCAGGGCCCCGCCGAGCGCGGCGAGCGCCACCACTCCGGCACCGGACACCATCAACTGCCGGTCGAAATCGGCCATCTCCCGGGCCTCTTCGTCCAGTGGCTTGCGCACGGACAGCACATGACCGCCGATCGGCCGCGCCGCCCACACCGCGGGGTGGTCCGAGGACAGGTCGAGGTAGGTCGTGCGCCGCCCGTCGAGCGCGGCATGCCGCAGCGGCTCCGGTACGGCGGAGGAGTCGAGGGCGCCCTCGGCGTCGTCCTCGTCGACGTGGCCGGTGAGTTCGTACACCTGCCGGACCCGGACCAGCTGGGCCAGCGCCTGTGCCCGTGCCCCGTCGGCGACCTGCTCCAGCCGCGCCTGGTGCACGAGCAGCCCGATGGCGACGGCGACCAGCGCACAGCCGACGGCGAGGAGCACGGCGATCTTGCCGCGCAGCCCGAGCCGGCGCAGCCCGATCGGGTCCAGGCCGAGCCGACGGAGCCGAAGCCGACGGAGTTGAAGCCGAGGGAGGCCGGGTCGGCGCGGCGTGAGCCGGGGCAGCCCGGGGCGGCGGGGCCCGCTACGGCCCGGGCCGCCATGGCGGCGCACACCCTGGCCGAGCGCCGTCACCGTGCGCCGCCCTTGCTCTGTGCGGGGGACGGCGTCGGCTCCGCGCCGGCGGACCCGTACTTCTTCTCGTCGCTGACCGTCACCAGACGGACACCGTTCCAGTGGAAGCGCACGGCCTGCTGGGCGCCGTCCGCGCACAGGCCGCGCAGCACCAGGTCCCGGCCCACCGTCTCCACGGTCATCTGCCGGCCCCCGCTGAGCAGCACCTCGTACACCCGGCCGGCGCGGGCGGCGAACACGGCGAGCAGGCTGCGGCCGTTCTCGGTGTCCACGGCGACGAGCAGCTCGGGCTGCCCGTCCCCGGACAGGTCGGCGTAGCGCGGCGGGCGCAGTCCGGCCGGGCCCGGCTTGTCGGTGCTCGGCCGGTCGGCATACGGCCGGGTGCGCGGGTCGGCGCGCAGCACCGCCCGCACGTCCAGATCCCGCAGGTCCTTCAGCCCGTCCGTGCCGATCCGGGGCAGCCCGTTCAGAGGCTCGGGCGGCGGCTGATGTGTGGAGGCCTGTGCGCCGGGCGCCGAGGCGGACGTACCGGACCAGGCCGGCCATACCGCGTCGGGGCGTGGCTGCGCGGACACGGAGGGTGCCGGTTCCCCGGCGGCCAGCCCGTTCGTGGCGGCACACCCGGTGGCGACCCCGGCGGCGACGAGCGCGGCGCAGCCGGGGAGCAGCAGGCGGAGGGACGGCTTCATGCCTCCGACCGTTGCACCGCTTCATCACGGAAATCCGGAGATTGTGTAACAAGGATCAGTTAAGGCGGGTGATCCGGGTGTTTCGGGACCAAAGTCCCGGGACCAACAGGCCGGTGCCCGGACCGGCACCGGCCATGGAGATGGAGATGGAGAGGGAGGCGGCCTCAGTTCACATTGACGGCGCTCCAGGCCGCCGCCACCGTGTCGTACTCCGTGCTGCCCGCGCCGTACAGGTCCTTGGCGGCGTTCAGGGTCGCCGTACGGGCCCCCTTGTAGTTGGTCGAGGAGGTCATGTAGACCGTCAGCGCCCGGTACCAGATCTTGCCGAGCTTGTCCCGGCCGATGCCGGTGATCGTGGAGCCGTTGTACGTGGGGGAGTCGTAACTGACCCCGTTGATCGTCTTCGGGCCGCTGCCCTCCGCCAGCAGATAGGCGAAGTGGTTGGCGACGCCGGAGGAGTAGTGGACGTCGAGATTCCCGACCGACGAACTCCAGTAGTCCGCGGAGCTGCCGTCCTTGGACGGCTTGTCCATGTAGCGCAGGGCGGTGTGGCCGAACCCGGGCTTCACGATCTTCTCGCCGATCAGGTAGTCACCGGGGTCGGAGGGGTTGTTCGCGTACCACTCGACCAGCGTGCCGAGGACGTCCGAGGTCGCCTCGTTGAGCCCGCCGGACTCCCCGGAGTAGGTCAGCGCGGCGGTCTTCGACGTCACCCCGTGGGTCATCTCGTGGCCGGCGACGTCGAGGGC from Streptomyces roseochromogenus subsp. oscitans DS 12.976 encodes the following:
- a CDS encoding sensor histidine kinase translates to MTALGQGVRRHGGPGRSGPRRPGLPRLTPRRPGLPRLQLRRLRLRRLGLDPIGLRRLGLRGKIAVLLAVGCALVAVAIGLLVHQARLEQVADGARAQALAQLVRVRQVYELTGHVDEDDAEGALDSSAVPEPLRHAALDGRRTTYLDLSSDHPAVWAARPIGGHVLSVRKPLDEEAREMADFDRQLMVSGAGVVALAALGGALLAGRLSRELRTAAATARRISKGELDARIGGPGTAGGRDEVAELGAAVDTMAATLQSRLEAEQRFTADVAHELRTPLTGLHTAAELLPPGRPSELVRDRVRALRTLTEDLLEVARLDAEAERPDLQVRPLGPMVAGIVRRAGEDVGLTGAGEETPVRTDARRLERVLANLISNARRHGGGRVEVSVSGCAVTVRDHGEGFPERLLREGPRRFLTGAAERGQGTGLGLTIALGQAQVIGARVRLRNAPDGGAEAEVRLPAAAGD